A region from the Anaerolineae bacterium genome encodes:
- a CDS encoding type II secretion system F family protein, whose protein sequence is MNLALVAAISLGLGIIFIFWGIAQIVSAPAKVIEERLDRFAAREIITGPAREQRIERRAIPGLDSLVRRTRFGEGIARELASANLKLTVSEFLAFTLLSTLGVGLLAYLLYYRSTIMGVAGAAVGFYLPRLFVKMAQQRRLKAFNSQLADAITLLANSMRSGYSLLQAMATVAKEMPPPISEEFGRVVYEVDVGLPIQQALNNMVRRVKSDDLDLMATAIIIQHDVGGNLADILDTINETIRERVRIQGEIRALTAQQRLTGYVIGFLPFGLAMIIYLINRSYISNLFTDPCGLILMGVGLFMMLIGAFFIRKVTQIEV, encoded by the coding sequence ATGAATTTAGCCCTCGTGGCAGCAATTTCTCTGGGGCTGGGGATAATCTTCATTTTCTGGGGGATAGCTCAGATAGTCTCCGCCCCAGCTAAGGTTATAGAAGAAAGGCTTGACCGGTTCGCAGCCCGAGAAATAATCACAGGGCCAGCACGAGAGCAAAGGATTGAAAGGAGAGCTATCCCCGGACTTGACAGCCTTGTGCGACGGACACGTTTCGGGGAGGGCATTGCAAGGGAGTTAGCCAGCGCTAACCTTAAGCTGACGGTCTCTGAATTTCTGGCTTTCACCCTCCTGAGCACTTTGGGAGTTGGATTGCTGGCTTACCTCCTGTATTACCGCTCCACCATTATGGGAGTTGCTGGAGCTGCGGTGGGCTTTTACCTGCCTCGTTTATTTGTCAAAATGGCCCAGCAGAGACGCTTGAAAGCTTTCAACAGCCAGCTGGCTGACGCTATAACCCTTCTGGCTAACTCCATGCGCTCCGGTTACAGCCTCCTTCAAGCTATGGCAACCGTAGCCAAAGAGATGCCTCCTCCGATCTCGGAGGAATTTGGTAGAGTAGTCTACGAAGTGGATGTTGGACTCCCAATTCAGCAAGCTTTGAACAATATGGTGAGAAGGGTCAAAAGCGATGACCTTGATCTTATGGCTACCGCGATCATCATTCAGCACGATGTGGGAGGAAACCTGGCCGATATACTTGACACCATAAACGAGACCATCCGGGAAAGGGTAAGGATTCAGGGAGAAATCAGAGCTCTCACTGCCCAGCAGAGATTGACAGGTTACGTCATAGGCTTCCTGCCGTTCGGCCTCGCCATGATAATTTACCTGATAAACCGAAGTTACATCTCTAATCTCTTCACGGATCCATGTGGGTTAATATTAATGGGCGTAGGCCTTTTCATGATGTTGATTGGAGCTTTCTTCATTCGCAAGGTGACGCAAATTGAAGTATGA